The Prinia subflava isolate CZ2003 ecotype Zambia chromosome 5, Cam_Psub_1.2, whole genome shotgun sequence genome window below encodes:
- the RAB3IL1 gene encoding guanine nucleotide exchange factor for Rab-3A isoform X1 — protein sequence MDTSIAMSDSPASGVGSVPEAEDGQAESREGAVAVCEGSEGRRLPGGKPRAMASQVSFEEDSQNPPAVGHWKPLMPSKGDKEEAESGCQDAGGVHEPQSTEQLNMSRLRSSSVEIREKGSEFLRDELHKAQKELKLKDKECERLSKVREQLEQELEELTASLFEEAHKMVREANTKQAAAEKQLREARGKIDMLQAEVTALKTLVITSTPSSPNRELHPQLQSPCKAGFRKGHGRNKSTSSAVVSAASQSAAPEPVSRECREVDSILFAEFQAWKESPTLDKSCSFLDRIYREDVGPCLDFPKQELSELVRVAVEQNTLTIEPVASQTVPVGKVAAEECGGPKKCALSGLPRTCKHRIMLGDSGSYYYISPSCRARITAVCNFFTYIRYIQQGLVRQDVELMYWEVMRLRREMSLAKLGFYPSEM from the exons ATGGACACAAGCATTGCCATGTCTGACTCTCCTGCCTCTGGCGTGGGGTCTGTCCCAGAGGCAGAGGATGGACAagctgagagcagggagggagctgttGCTGTGTGTGAAGGCTCTGAAGGCAGACGGCTGCCTGGAGGGAAGCCTAGGGCAATGGCAAG CCAGGTCAGTTTTGAGGAAGACAGCCAGAATCCACCTGCTGTGGGACACTGGAAGCCCCTGATGCCATCCAAAGGTGAcaaggaggaggcagagagtGGATGCCAGGATGCTGGAGGTGTGCATGAACCCCAGTCCACGGAGCAGCTCAACATGTCCCGGCTGCGCAGCTCCTCGGTGGAGATCCGGGAGAAGGGCTCTGAGTTCCTCAGAGATGAGCTGCACAAAGCACAGAAG GAGCTGAAGCTCAAGGACAAAGAATGTGAGAGATTGTCAAAAGtcagggaacagctggagcaggaacTTGAGGAGTTAACAGCCAGCCTGTTTGAG GAAGCCCACAAGATGGTGAGAGAAGCCAACACCAAACAGGCTGCGGCAGAGAAGCAGCTCAGGGAGGCCCGGGGCAAG ATTGACATGCTGCAGGCGGAGGTGACAGCCCTGAAGACGCTGGTGATCACATCCACACCGTCCTCCCCCAACCGGGAGCTGcaccctcagctgcagagcccGTGCAAAGCCGGCTTCAGGAAGGGCCACGGGCGGAACAAGAGCACCAGCAGCGCCGTGGTGTCAGCTGCCAGCCAGAGCGCGGCTCCAGAGCCCGTCAGCCGCGAGTGCAGAGAG GTCGACTCCATTTTATTTGCCGAGTTCCAGGCCTGGAAGGAATCTCCAACTTTGGACAaatcctgctccttcctggacAGAATTTACCGAGAAGATGTAGGACCTTGTCTGGACTTCCCCAAGCAGGAG CTGTCGGAGCTGGTGCGAGTTGCTGTGGAGCAGAACACCCTCACTATCGAGCCAGTGGCCTCCCAGACTGTCCCTGTGGGGAAGGTGGCAGCAGAAGAGTGTGGTGGCCCCAA gaaatGTGCTCTGAGTGGCCTCCCCAGGACCTGCAAGCACCGGATCATGCTGGGGGATTCTGGGAGTTACTACTACATTTCCCCTtcctgcagggccagg ATCACAGCAGTGTGCAACTTCTTCACCTACATCCGCTATATCCAGCAAGGCCTGGTGAGGCAGGATG TGGAGCTGATGTACTGGGAGGTCATGCGGCTCCGGAGGGAGATGTCTCTGGCCAAACTTGGATTTTATCCCAGCGAGATGtaa
- the RAB3IL1 gene encoding guanine nucleotide exchange factor for Rab-3A isoform X3, translating to MPSKGDKEEAESGCQDAGGVHEPQSTEQLNMSRLRSSSVEIREKGSEFLRDELHKAQKELKLKDKECERLSKVREQLEQELEELTASLFEEAHKMVREANTKQAAAEKQLREARGKIDMLQAEVTALKTLVITSTPSSPNRELHPQLQSPCKAGFRKGHGRNKSTSSAVVSAASQSAAPEPVSRECREVDSILFAEFQAWKESPTLDKSCSFLDRIYREDVGPCLDFPKQELSELVRVAVEQNTLTIEPVASQTVPVGKVAAEECGGPKKCALSGLPRTCKHRIMLGDSGSYYYISPSCRARITAVCNFFTYIRYIQQGLVRQDVELMYWEVMRLRREMSLAKLGFYPSEM from the exons ATGCCATCCAAAGGTGAcaaggaggaggcagagagtGGATGCCAGGATGCTGGAGGTGTGCATGAACCCCAGTCCACGGAGCAGCTCAACATGTCCCGGCTGCGCAGCTCCTCGGTGGAGATCCGGGAGAAGGGCTCTGAGTTCCTCAGAGATGAGCTGCACAAAGCACAGAAG GAGCTGAAGCTCAAGGACAAAGAATGTGAGAGATTGTCAAAAGtcagggaacagctggagcaggaacTTGAGGAGTTAACAGCCAGCCTGTTTGAG GAAGCCCACAAGATGGTGAGAGAAGCCAACACCAAACAGGCTGCGGCAGAGAAGCAGCTCAGGGAGGCCCGGGGCAAG ATTGACATGCTGCAGGCGGAGGTGACAGCCCTGAAGACGCTGGTGATCACATCCACACCGTCCTCCCCCAACCGGGAGCTGcaccctcagctgcagagcccGTGCAAAGCCGGCTTCAGGAAGGGCCACGGGCGGAACAAGAGCACCAGCAGCGCCGTGGTGTCAGCTGCCAGCCAGAGCGCGGCTCCAGAGCCCGTCAGCCGCGAGTGCAGAGAG GTCGACTCCATTTTATTTGCCGAGTTCCAGGCCTGGAAGGAATCTCCAACTTTGGACAaatcctgctccttcctggacAGAATTTACCGAGAAGATGTAGGACCTTGTCTGGACTTCCCCAAGCAGGAG CTGTCGGAGCTGGTGCGAGTTGCTGTGGAGCAGAACACCCTCACTATCGAGCCAGTGGCCTCCCAGACTGTCCCTGTGGGGAAGGTGGCAGCAGAAGAGTGTGGTGGCCCCAA gaaatGTGCTCTGAGTGGCCTCCCCAGGACCTGCAAGCACCGGATCATGCTGGGGGATTCTGGGAGTTACTACTACATTTCCCCTtcctgcagggccagg ATCACAGCAGTGTGCAACTTCTTCACCTACATCCGCTATATCCAGCAAGGCCTGGTGAGGCAGGATG TGGAGCTGATGTACTGGGAGGTCATGCGGCTCCGGAGGGAGATGTCTCTGGCCAAACTTGGATTTTATCCCAGCGAGATGtaa
- the RAB3IL1 gene encoding guanine nucleotide exchange factor for Rab-3A isoform X2: MLRGQVSFEEDSQNPPAVGHWKPLMPSKGDKEEAESGCQDAGGVHEPQSTEQLNMSRLRSSSVEIREKGSEFLRDELHKAQKELKLKDKECERLSKVREQLEQELEELTASLFEEAHKMVREANTKQAAAEKQLREARGKIDMLQAEVTALKTLVITSTPSSPNRELHPQLQSPCKAGFRKGHGRNKSTSSAVVSAASQSAAPEPVSRECREVDSILFAEFQAWKESPTLDKSCSFLDRIYREDVGPCLDFPKQELSELVRVAVEQNTLTIEPVASQTVPVGKVAAEECGGPKKCALSGLPRTCKHRIMLGDSGSYYYISPSCRARITAVCNFFTYIRYIQQGLVRQDVELMYWEVMRLRREMSLAKLGFYPSEM, translated from the exons ATGTTGCGGGG CCAGGTCAGTTTTGAGGAAGACAGCCAGAATCCACCTGCTGTGGGACACTGGAAGCCCCTGATGCCATCCAAAGGTGAcaaggaggaggcagagagtGGATGCCAGGATGCTGGAGGTGTGCATGAACCCCAGTCCACGGAGCAGCTCAACATGTCCCGGCTGCGCAGCTCCTCGGTGGAGATCCGGGAGAAGGGCTCTGAGTTCCTCAGAGATGAGCTGCACAAAGCACAGAAG GAGCTGAAGCTCAAGGACAAAGAATGTGAGAGATTGTCAAAAGtcagggaacagctggagcaggaacTTGAGGAGTTAACAGCCAGCCTGTTTGAG GAAGCCCACAAGATGGTGAGAGAAGCCAACACCAAACAGGCTGCGGCAGAGAAGCAGCTCAGGGAGGCCCGGGGCAAG ATTGACATGCTGCAGGCGGAGGTGACAGCCCTGAAGACGCTGGTGATCACATCCACACCGTCCTCCCCCAACCGGGAGCTGcaccctcagctgcagagcccGTGCAAAGCCGGCTTCAGGAAGGGCCACGGGCGGAACAAGAGCACCAGCAGCGCCGTGGTGTCAGCTGCCAGCCAGAGCGCGGCTCCAGAGCCCGTCAGCCGCGAGTGCAGAGAG GTCGACTCCATTTTATTTGCCGAGTTCCAGGCCTGGAAGGAATCTCCAACTTTGGACAaatcctgctccttcctggacAGAATTTACCGAGAAGATGTAGGACCTTGTCTGGACTTCCCCAAGCAGGAG CTGTCGGAGCTGGTGCGAGTTGCTGTGGAGCAGAACACCCTCACTATCGAGCCAGTGGCCTCCCAGACTGTCCCTGTGGGGAAGGTGGCAGCAGAAGAGTGTGGTGGCCCCAA gaaatGTGCTCTGAGTGGCCTCCCCAGGACCTGCAAGCACCGGATCATGCTGGGGGATTCTGGGAGTTACTACTACATTTCCCCTtcctgcagggccagg ATCACAGCAGTGTGCAACTTCTTCACCTACATCCGCTATATCCAGCAAGGCCTGGTGAGGCAGGATG TGGAGCTGATGTACTGGGAGGTCATGCGGCTCCGGAGGGAGATGTCTCTGGCCAAACTTGGATTTTATCCCAGCGAGATGtaa
- the FTH1 gene encoding ferritin heavy chain translates to MAAPPSQVRQNYHQDCEAAVNRQINLELYASYVYLSMSYYFDRDDVALKNFAKYFLHQSHEEREHAEKLMKLQNQRGGRIFLQDIKKPDRDDWENGLTAMECALHLEKNVNQSLLELHKLATEKNDPHLCDFIETHYLDEQVKAIKELGDHVTNLRKMGAPKYGMAEYLFDKHTLGDCHS, encoded by the exons atggcagcGCCCCCCTCTCAGGTGCGCCAGAACTACCACCAGGACTGCGAGGCCGCCGTCAACCGCCAGATCAACCTGGAGCTCTACGCGTCCTACGTGTACCTCAGCATG tcctACTATTTTGACCGGGATGATGTGGCCCTGAAAAACTTTGCCAAGTACTTCCTGCATCAGTCCCACGAGGAGCGGGAGCACGCCGAGAAGCTGATGAAGCTGCAGAACCAGAGGGGCGGGCGCATCTTCCTGCAGGACATCAAG AAGCCAGACCGTGATGACTGGGAGAATGGCCTGACTGCCATGGAGTGCGCCCTGCACCTGGAGAAAAACGTGAACCAATCACTGCTGGAACTGCACAAACTGGCAACCGAGAAGAACGACCCACAC TTGTGTGACTTCATTGAGACCCATTACCTGGATGAGCAGGTGAAGGCCATCAAGGAGCTGGGTGACCATGTGACCAACCTGCGGAAGATGGGGGCCCCCAAATACGGCATGGCAGAGTATCTCTTCGACAAGCACACCCTTGGGGACTGTCACAGCTGA
- the LOC134550807 gene encoding bestrophin-1-like, protein MTVTYTNRVADARLGTFSQLLLQWKGSIYKLLYSEFLIFISLYFTISLVYRLILSESQRLMFEKLALYCNSYAELIPVSFVLGFYVALVVSRWWAQYESIPWPDRIMNLVSCNVDGEDEYGRLLRRTLMRYSNLVSVLILRSVSTAVYKRFPSMEHVVRAGLMTPEEHKKFESLNSPHNKFWIPCVWFSNLAVKARNDGRIRDSVLLQGILNELNTLRSQCGKLYGYDWISIPLVYTQVVTVAVYSFFLACLIGRQFLDPEKAYPGHELDLFVPVFTFLQFFFYAGWLKVAEQLINPFGEDDDDFEANWLIDRNLQVSLMAVDEMHQDLPILEKDLYWNEPDPQPPYTAATAEYKRPSFLGSTFDISMQKEEMEFQPLEQIKENEEANHSTPLLGHLGRLLGVQSPSFSRSSSRMNLLRRRADPASPFSHYTYQDMGKAGSPCGINQPRGDSQEQWDSEEGKLREFDAFMSTPFYERPGFYSAPQTPISSIPMIFPSRRQGRKKPPALSSIAACSTSLRDVIVNASPSRASDVDKSQSSLGSAAKETFVWPTERSKGPDSTAVTVEEAKSSSREAATTGSPAAHSTASNSPKFPFLPEPPEHEKQGSFKSLKSSKASHPPWLNLESTASATPSSEHSGAFHTPSSKTPGGSTSLCFSFTPVTSPALERSHKGSLGPEARSLSLEDAASAAEQHPEVSRNMRDTGNGNSNVPAPKEPRRAESPSPNDSGISLAEGDYVGLMEVILEASESPGEEQMDQYS, encoded by the exons aTGACAGTGACCTACACCAACCGCGTGGCCGATGCCCgcctgggcaccttctcccagctcctgctccagtggAAAGGCAGCATCTACAAACTGCTCTACTCTGAGTTCCTCATCTTCATCTCGCTCTACTTCACCATCAGCCTTGTCTACAG GCTGATCCTCAGTGAGAGCCAAAGGCTGATGTTCGAGAAGCTGGCGCTGTACTGCAACAGCTACGCTGAGCTAATCCCCGTGTCCTTCGTGCTGG GTTTCTATGTGGCCCTGGTGGTGTCCCGCTGGTGGGCCCAGTACGAGAGCATCCCCTGGCCAGACCGGATCATGAACCTGGTGTCCTGCAACGTGGATGGGGAGGACGAGTACGGGAGGCTCCTGCGCCGCACCCTGATGCGCTACAGCAACCTGGTCAGCGTGCTGATCCTGCGCTCCGTCAGCACCGCCGTCTACAAGCGCTTCCCCAGCATGGAGCACGTCGTGAGGGCAG GCCTCATGACACCAGAAGAGCACAAGAAGTTTGAGAGCTTGAATTCCCCCCACAACAAGTTTTGGATCCCGTGCGTGTGGTTCTCCAACCTGGCCGTGAAGGCGAGGAACGACGGGAGGATCCGGGACAGTGTGCTGCTCCAAGGCATCCTGAAC gagctcaaCACCTTGCGCAGCCAGTGTGGGAAACTCTATGGGTACGACTGGATCAGCATCCCCCTGGTCTACACCCAG GTGGTGACCGTGGCTGTTTACAGCTTCTTCCTGGCCTGTCTGATCGGGAGGCAGTTCCTGGATCCAGAGAAAGCATATCCTGGCCATGAGCTGGATCTCTTCGTGCCCGTATTTACGTTCTTGCAATTCTTCTTCTACGCTGGCTGGTTAAAG GTGGCCGAGCAGCTCATCAACCCTTTTGGGGAGGATGATGATGACTTTGAAGCCAACTGGCTCATCGACAGGAACCTGCAG gtCTCCCTCATGGCAGTGGATGAGATGCACCAGGATTTACCCATTCTGGAGAAGGACCTGTACTGGAACGAGCCCGATCCCCAGCCCCCCTACACTGCAGCCACCGCCGAGTACAAGCGCCCATCCTTCCTGGGCTCCACTTTTGACATCAG catgcagaaggaagagatggagttccagcccctggagcagatTAAAGAGAATGAGGAGGCCAACCACTCCACTCCCTTGCTGGGACACCTGGGCCGCCTCCTGGGTGTCCAGTCCCCGAGCTTCTCCAGGTCCTCTTCCCGGATGAACCTGCTGCGCCGGCGAGCAGATCCCGCGTCACCCTTCTCCCATTACACCTACCAGGACATGGGCAAGGCCGGGAGCCCTTGTGGCATCAACCAGCCAAGGGGAGACTCCCAGGAGCAGTGGGACAGCGAAGAGGGGAAGCTAAGGGAGTTTGACGCTTTCATGTCCACCCCCTTTTACGAGAGGCCTGGCTTCTACAGCGCTCCACAGACGCCCATCAGCTCCATCCCCATGATCTTCCCTTCCCGACGCCAAGGGCGCAAGAAGCCGCCGGCGCTCTCCAGCATCGCCGCGTGCTCCACCTCCCTCCGGGATGTCATTGTCAACGCCTCCCCTTCCAGGGCCAGTGACGTGGACAAGAGCCAGagctccctgggctctgctgcaaAGGAAACCTTTGTCTGGCCAACAGAGCGGAGCAAAGGTCCCGACTCCACGGCTGTGACAGTAGAAGAAgcaaagagcagctccagggaagcTGCCACCACGGGAAGCCCAGCAGCGCACTCCACAGCATCCAACAGCCCCAAATTCCCCTTCCTGCCAGAGCCCCCTGAGCACGAGAAGCAAGGCAGCTTCAAGAGCCTCAAGAGCTCCAAAGCCTCGCACCCACCCTGGCTAAACCTGGAGAGCACGGCCTCGGCCACTCCCAGCTCGGAGCACTCCGGTGCCTTCCACACCCCCAGTAGCAAAACCCCCGGGGGCAGCACCTCACTCTGCTTCTCCTTCACTCCTGTCACCTCTCCAGCGCTGGAAAGGTCCCACAAGGGCAGCCTGGGCCCTGAGGCACGCAGCCTGAGCTTGGAAGATGCAGCCAGcgctgcagagcagcacccagaggttTCCAGGAACATGAGAGACACTGGGAATGGAAACAGCAACGTCCCAGCTCCCAAAGagcccaggagagcagagagtCCATCCCCCAATGACTCTGGAATCTCCCTAGCCGAGGGTGACTACGTGGGGCTGATGGAAGTGATCCTGGAGGCCAGTGAAAgcccaggggaggagcagaTGGACCAGTACAGCTAA